Proteins from a single region of Tachysurus vachellii isolate PV-2020 chromosome 15, HZAU_Pvac_v1, whole genome shotgun sequence:
- the ypel2b gene encoding protein yippee-like 2 isoform X1, with translation MSLWNQDCVCPTPRTTTALTCVLRCFPCEPSWAGSPFVQRAPSPPMLTMTRSKTFQAYLPTCHRTYSCIHCRAHLANHDELISKSFQGSQGRAYLFNSVVNVGCGPAEERVLLTGLHAVADIYCENCKTTLGWKYEHAFESSQKYKEGKFIIELAHMIKDNGWD, from the exons ATGTCACTGTGGAATCAGGACT GTGTGTGTCCCACCCCACGCACCACCACGGCCCTCACGTGTGTGTTGCGCTGTTTCCCGTGTGAGCCGTCTTGGGCCGGGAGCCCCTTCGTGCAACGCGCACCAAGCCCGCCTATGCTCACCATGACGCGCTCCAAAACTTTCCAGGCCTACCTTCCCACCTGTCACCGCACGTACAGCTGCATCCACTGTCGTGCACACCTTGCCAACCATGACGAGCTCATTTCTAAG TCCTTTCAAGGCAGTCAAGGCAGAGCCTATCTATTTAACTCTGT GGTGAACGTAGGATGTGGTCCAGCAGAAGAGCGAGTGCTTCTCACTGGACTGCACGCGGTAGCAGACATCTATTGTGAGAACTGCAAAACTACACTGGGATGGAAATAT GAGCATGCCTTTGAGAGCAGCCAGAAGTACAAGGAGGGTAAGTTTATCATCGAGCTGGCCCACATGATAAAGGACAATGGCTGGGACTGA
- the ypel2b gene encoding protein yippee-like 2 isoform X2: protein MLTMTRSKTFQAYLPTCHRTYSCIHCRAHLANHDELISKSFQGSQGRAYLFNSVVNVGCGPAEERVLLTGLHAVADIYCENCKTTLGWKYEHAFESSQKYKEGKFIIELAHMIKDNGWD, encoded by the exons ATGCTCACCATGACGCGCTCCAAAACTTTCCAGGCCTACCTTCCCACCTGTCACCGCACGTACAGCTGCATCCACTGTCGTGCACACCTTGCCAACCATGACGAGCTCATTTCTAAG TCCTTTCAAGGCAGTCAAGGCAGAGCCTATCTATTTAACTCTGT GGTGAACGTAGGATGTGGTCCAGCAGAAGAGCGAGTGCTTCTCACTGGACTGCACGCGGTAGCAGACATCTATTGTGAGAACTGCAAAACTACACTGGGATGGAAATAT GAGCATGCCTTTGAGAGCAGCCAGAAGTACAAGGAGGGTAAGTTTATCATCGAGCTGGCCCACATGATAAAGGACAATGGCTGGGACTGA